A window from Salmo trutta chromosome 29, fSalTru1.1, whole genome shotgun sequence encodes these proteins:
- the LOC115167734 gene encoding ribonuclease inhibitor-like: MTILLSSLKGPHSKLETLRLYRCSLTKKCCEVLASALKASLSSLRKLDLSHDDLHDTGVKWLSAGLQNPNCKLEILRLSFCGVTEEDCNYLASALRSNPSHLRELDLSFNHPGESGLKVLSARLEDPHCRLEKLDMDHNEEFWVKPWLLRKYACKLTLDPDTAHRHLFPSERNEQVRVMENNQQYPDHPERFEHWPQVLCKDGLSGRCYWEEQWNGIETKIGVYSGIGLRLRSG; the protein is encoded by the coding sequence ATGACAATCCTCCTTAGTTCACTGAAAGGTCCACACTCTAAATTGGAGACACTAAGGCTATACAGATGTTCCCTGACCAAGAAATGTTGTGAAGTGTTGGCATCAGCTCTCAAGGCAAGCCTCTCTTCCCTGAGAAAACTGGACCTGAGTCACGATGACCTGCATGATACAGGAGTGAAATGGCTCTCCGCTGGTCTGCAGAATCCAAACTGTAAACTGGAGATACTAAGGCTATCATTCTGTGGCGTGACAGAGGAGGACTGTAATTATCTGGCATCAGCTCTGAGgtccaacccctcccatctaagagagctggacctgagcttcAATCACCCAGGAGAATCAGGCTTAAAGGTTCTTTCAGCTAggctggaggatccacactgtagATTGGAGAAACTCGACATGGACCATAATGAAGAGTTCTGGGTGAAACCGTGGCTACTTAGGAAGTATGCTTGCAAGCTCACACTGGACCCAGACACAGCACACagacatctctttccctctgAGAGGAACGAACAGGTGAGGGTGATGGAAAATAATCAACAATATCCTGATCATCCAGAGAGGTTTGAACACTGGCCACAGGTGCTGTGTAAAGACGGTCTGAGTGGACGATGTTACTGGGAGGAACAGTGGAATGGGATTGAGACTAAGATTGGGGTGTACAGTGGAATAGGATTGAGACTAAGATCGGGGTGA